The region GTCGCCCGGCTCGTGAATCCCAACCGGCGCCATCCGGTCAAGCTCGATGTCTACGAGTGCGGCATCGAGCCGGCCACGGACGCGCGGGATCGCTACAGCATCCGCTACTACTTGATCGCGATGCTGTTTGTGATCTTCGACGTGGAGACGGTCTTCCTCTTCCCGTGGGCCGTGATGATGGATCGGCTAATGC is a window of Acidobacteriota bacterium DNA encoding:
- the ndhC gene encoding NADH-quinone oxidoreductase subunit A; this encodes MVATYVPIALFLLVAIGFAIVTLLVARLVNPNRRHPVKLDVYECGIEPATDARDRYSIRYYLIAMLFVIFDVETVFLFPWAVMMDRLMLFGFIEMLVFLFILIVGYAYAWKKGALEWA